The sequence TCAGCTTGTTTCAGTGGAACAAGCTTTCCTCCTCACAAGATGCCAAGAACCCGCGCCACCCACGGGCACAGCAGGGGTTTGGAATGCAGGCATTCCCAGCTAGGTCTGGCATGAGCTTAAACCACCCGTTGTTAAATCCTCATGAAAAGTCACTTACAAAGTTCTCCTGCATACAGAGTAGTGGAGGGCAGAGGGTGTCTCACAGGCCTGCTGGGCCTGTTGCACCCatactccttccctcccttctgtcCAGTCTCCCTCTGTGTCCCAGAGGACACCCCAGCCCTTTGGCCCCCCGcggcccaggtgcagtggccgaAGTCCAGCTCCCTGGGTCTTGCTCCGAGGCCAGCAGTCTTGACTGGACCAAGAGAGGGTCTGGGGAGTGCATGGCCTTGTTTCTCTAAGCACACCCTAAGGGGTTCTCCTCCCACTTGGGGCCTTGCCCCAGACCCTCCCTCCTGCCCAGGATCACTGCCCCAGGCTGGCCACATTCACCCGATGGGGGCTCTGCCCCTCGCCCGAGGCCTGAGTCCTACCTCATTTATGCGGCTGCTTCAACAATGCAAGGAAGAGATTTGTAATGGGaaaggtattttatttctttttgaaattatttccagcTGAATTATGTTAGTAAAAATACAGAGAGAATACAACAAATGACATTTAGTAATTTTTTCTGACTAACCCATTTTAGGGTTGTTTATATACAAAGAAGAATATGAAcaagaaaaagtttaataaatagCTGTAGCCTAATACACAACCGAAAGACCGTAACTCCAACAGCAGAGATACCCTGAGAATAGAATAAGGAGGTGGTGCTGAGCGTGTAAAATCCCAGACAACGACCCTCCCCGAGCGAGTGTCCTGAACATGACCACATTCTCGTCGCCGTCTCGGGACCTTCCTGCCGCCTGAGTGCACCGCCTCCTGCCCGGCTGTTGTCACTTGCACCCACAGACCTGCGGCTCACAGCAGGCCTGTCGACAGCCGGAGGCACCATAAAAAACTGCAGGGAGGAGGCAGTCAACGAGTCACTCAACTACACAAAATTAATGATGTTAACTAAGAAGCTAAAATAAAtatcctgttttcttttcttttcttttcttttcttttttgacagagtctcgctctgtcacccaggctggagtgcagtggcgcaatctcggctcactacaagctccacctcccgggttcacgccattctcctgtctcaggctcccgagtagctgggactacaggcgcccgccaccgcgcccggctaatttttgtatttttagtagagacggggtttcaccgtgttagccaggatggtcttgatctcctgacctcgtgatctgtctgcctcggcctcccaaagtgctgggattacaggcatgagccaccgcgcccggccactttctttctttctttcttttttctttaaaaaaaaaaaaaaaaaaaaaaaaaaactttgggttTTATTTAAAATGCCCGTGGGGGTGGTTAGCGCACCATTCTTCTGCTATAGTTATTTCACCCCAGGAGGGTGTGGGCCTTAGCCATGTGGCAGTGATGGTCGTATCTGAAGTGTGAATACCTCCCCGTGCTATCTTCTAACCTGCGCTGTCTCAGCTTAGTGTGAACGTACGGACCGTTCTCAAATCCTGGTGAAGTCATTGGCAGTTTTTTCCTGCACACAGAGTAGCTGTGCTGTTTTTGAGCTGAGGGCAGTGTGATGCTGGGCTGTATCTGGCACACGGAGAGGACGGGCCAGTCGAGCAGGTGGCCTCCTGGCCGCTCACAGACTCTGTGCCCTCCAGACTGTGAGAGGGGTTCAGGCACGACACTTCCAGAGCTGTCATCTGGAGGAGATTCTCATCATTTTTTCCACCACTTAAAATAAAACCACTCAATGCCTTCTCCAGTGTACTCTctggtctatttaaaaatagcaGCGCAAGTCCCACCACTTCTTATTTCTAAAGGGAACAGCCAGTGAACATATTTTTACCTCCCGTGTCTGTCATCATGTTCTCGCCACTCATTGCCTCAAATTCCAAATAGGTAAAGAGTGAGGGCCGTGCCTCTGTGCCTGGAGTGGCAGGGGCAGCCACACAGACCTGGGGGTCCCTGAGCTCCCCCAGCTCCAGGGAGGACGCCCCAGGCATGAGCAGGGGCCGCCAACAGGACAAAGAGGCCACTCTGTCAGCCTCTGCTGGACCCCTGAGCTCCTCTCTCATGGGCCTCTCCGTTTGGGTGGCTCCGAGAGGCCAACTCCAGCCCCAACTGCAGGCTCCCAGGACTGCAGGGGCAGGGACTCCGGAGGTCCGTGTGCTTCGTGAGAGAGGGGACCCTGTCCTCCTAGCAGGGGTCCAGCGGCACCACAGCAAGACTTCTGTGGCCAAGTACACGCCATGCTCAGCTCTGCCCCCACCCGCACCCCGGGACCATCCTGTGTGCAGCTGGGCTGCCCGGGGACCCACATGCGCGAGGGGCACCCGGTGCTCAGGAGCCTCCACACACAGCAGCTCGCACTTAGAACCCACACGCCAAGCAGAAACCCCTCGAAGTGGGCTGGGAGCACGGACCCCTGAGTTATAGAGGAGGCCCCGGGGGCCCTGCGGGGGGAGCTGTGGGGACCGGCCCCCCAGAGCTCAGCACAGCCCGGCCCTCCTTCCAGACACCAGCACTCGCATGTCCTAGCAGGTGAGGGTGGGTCAAACCTGCTGGATCTTAAGTTAATTGTTCGACTGGAAGGAAACCTGTACGCTCCCCGGAGCATGACGTCACGCCGCCTCCCTGGCGCCGCAGAGCCAAAGCCACTGGCGTCTGCCGGGATGGACCTTCCCTGGTAGGAGAGACCCCAGCCCCGCCGTGGGTAGGACGCGCCTGCTAAACGCCCTCTCAGGGCCGACATTGGAAAACACCTTCGTCTAAAGGAACATCCGAGTCAGAAAACAGAGGTGCTCGCAGCAGGCACCAAAGCGCCTTTGCCAACGCGTAGGGCTGTTTCAGGAAACCGCTCAGCAGCAAAGGCAGAAGATGCCAAGACACCTTCAAAAAGCAGGAATTAACTTTCCACAGGGAGGGCACCACCGAAAACAAGGGTGCGGGGCCGTAGGGCGACAGGCTGCATCGGTTCACGCTGAAAAGCCAGCTGCTCCGGGGCCACTCAGGCAGCCGTGTGGCCTCACGGGTCGGGGTTTCAGAGGCCACCGAGTGGCCTGGGACGTTGGATCACGACACGGAGGTGCATGGCTCCATCATGGGGAAGAATGTGCTTTGAAATAGGTGCATGGAGGAAGAGCCAAAATAATAGTCCAGAGCAGCAACAAAAACCATCTCGAGGCAATGTGACCACAGGTGGCTTTGATTTCCTTCTTGTGCCTCTAGACAGCATTCAAATATTCCAGCCTGAACATGCATTACCTCAGTACCTGAACAAGGCCGGAGTCGTGGGCCGTCTCGGGCCAGGGCAGGAAACACTTCCATGCTGTTCGGGAGGACGGAGGACAGACAGCGAGGCTCTCAGGTCACTGGCACCAGTGGCGCCACCCGCAGGGACTGCAGGGAAGGGCGGGCAGGCTCCCGTTCATTCTCCCAGCACCCAGTTTCCAGACGAAGCTTCCTTGGGATCCTGGCTTCCCACGGCTCTGCACTGTCCCTTTCTCAGAACTTAACGTGggcatttcctgaggcctcttcctCCGGATGAGCTGGTTTCGGCCTGGGATCCCAGCGTTCCCACACCCTCTGGTGACCACCACATGGCCCAGCAGCCACACAGCACCCGGCACCCGCCTGGGCGTCTGAGGCTGGAGGAAGCTCTGCCCTTTCTTTCGAGTCATGGGGGTGGGGCGGTGTGCATCACTTTGGGCCCATGGATGGTGGGTGCCATGCGGCCACGTCAGAGCAGGGCATGGCGGGGTGTGGGCAGAGAGCAGTGGGAGGTGGCCCTGTGAGAGCTGGGGAGGCGTCCCAAAGTGCCAGCATCCTGCAGATTGAAGGGGACGCACACACTGTGCCACTGCGGGAGGTGTGAGCTCCATGCTGCAGGCTGTGTGAGAGAGGGGTGAGCCGGCGCCCCCGAGTGAAGACACAAAGAATCCCGAGGGCCTGGTGAGGCCACAGGCCCGCACCTCCCACCCCCATGGCCTCGTGGCTCTGTGGGGTGACAGGAACCCGACCCCCATGTAGCTCAATCCTCCCAAGGTCAGCTtgtgaagaagggaaagaaaattatGGAAACAGGAGTCTCTGTAGGGGATGCTCCAAGACGCATTTGGAGGCAGGAAAATGCCTGAAGTCCCTCAATGGGCGGATGTCACAGTGCTGGGCGAGCCACGGTGTGGACTCGGGGCCTCACTTTGGGAGCTCAGACGTGTCGCTGGCCCTGACGCTCATTGGTCTGAAGGACAAATCGAAGGCCCTCTGGTCACGGAAGCTCTGGGCTTTGTACTTGGCCAGGTACCTGGACCTCCCGCGACGCTCGGGCTCCGATGCCTCCATCCTGTCCTGCGGGGCCCTCTCAGCCCCAGGGTGGCCTGGGGGCCCCTCCTGGGCCGGGGCCTGGGGAGTCCCGCAGCCCCCAGCCTCAGGCGTGGGCTCAGTTGGGCTCTTTCCCAGCCCCAGGGGAGAGGTGGCAATGCTCTTGCCCCTGAGGGGGCGGCTTCCTGGGGGTGGGTGCCCGGCGCTGGGCTCCCCCAGGCCACTGCCCCCAGACTGTCCACCATCCCTGGGGGCTGGGCTTCTGGGCCCCCCACTCCTGCCAGCAGCATCCACTCCCTCAGCTATGCCACTAATGGGCTGCTCCCAGGCCCGAGGCGCCATCCCACTTGTCAAGGCCTGTTCCCGACCCTGTTCCCAAGCCCGTTCCTGAGCCCCTTTCTGGGTCTGCCTCTGAGCCTCTATCTGGGTCTGCTCCCAGACCTGATCCCGAGCCCGTTcctgagcccctttctgggcctgTTCCCGAGCCCGTTCCTGAGCCCCTTTCTGGGTCTGCCTCTGAGCCTCTATCTGGGTCTGCTCCCAGCCCTGATCCCGAGCCCGTTCCcgagcccctttctgggcctgACCCTGAGCCTCTATGTGGGTCTGCTCCCAGCCCTGTTCCCGAGCCCGTTCCTGAGCCCCTTTCTGGGTCTGCCTCTGAGCCTCTATCTGGGTCTGCTCCCAGACCTGATCCCGAGCCCGTTcctgagcccctttctgggcctgTTCCCGAGCCCGTTCCTGAGCCCCTTTCTGGGTCTGCCTCTGAGCCTCTATCTGGGTCTGCTCCCAGACCTGATCCCGAGCCCGTTcctgagcccctttctgggcctgTTCCCGAGCCCGTTCCTGAGCCCCTTTCTGGGTCTGCCTCTGAGTCTCTATCTGGGTCTGCTCCCAGCCCTGATCCCGAGCCCGTTcctgagcccctttctgggcctgACCCTGAGCCTCTATGTGGGTCTGCTCCCGACCCTGTTCCCGAGCCCGTTCCTGAGCCCCTTTCTGGGTCTGCCTCTGAGCCTCTATCTGGGTCTGCTCCCAGCCCTGATCCCGGGCCCGTTCCTGAGTCCCTTTCTGGGCCTGTTCCcgagcccctttctgggcctgTTCCCGAGCTCGTTcctgagcccctttctgggcctgACCCTGAGCCTCTATGTGGGTCTGCTCCCGACCCTGTTCCCGAGCCCGTTCCTGAGCCCCTTTCTGGGTCTGCCTCTGAGCCTCTATCTGGGTCGGCTCCCAACCCTGTTCCCGGGCCCGTTCCTGAGACCCTTTCTGGGCCTGTTCCCGAGCCCGTTGctgagcccctttctgggcctgTTCCCGAGCCCGTTcctgagcccctttctgggcctgTTCCCGAGCCCGTTcctgagcccctttctgggcctgTTCCCGAGCCCGTTcctgagcccctttctgggcctgTTCCCGAGCCCGTTCCTGAGCCCCCTTCTGGGCCTGACCCTGAGTCTCTATCTGGGTCTGCTCCTGAGCCTGTTCCTGGGCCCGTTcctgagcccctttctgggcctgACCCTGAACCCGTTCCTGAGCCCCTTTCTGGGTCTGTTCCTGAGCCCATTTCTGGACCTTTATCTGGGTCTGCCACTGGGCCTGTCCCTGAGCCTCTTCCTGGGCCCATTTCTGAACCTGTCCTTGAAACTGTTTCTGGGCCTGTCCCTGAATCTGCCCCTGAGCCCATTTCTGGGCCTGTCCCTGAACCTGTCCCTGGGTCCCACCCTGAGCCGGTTCCTGTGCCTGCCCCTGGGCCTCTATCTGGGTCTGCCACTGGGCCTGTTCTGGAGCGTGTCCCTGAACCTGTCCCCGGGCCCATTCCTGAACCTGTCCCTGGTCCTGTCCTGGGGCTTCCGGGCTTCCCGGCCCCTTGGGGTCCCCTGGAGGCACAGCTGGGTTCCTGGCAGCCCTGGTGCCCTCTCCCCACGCCGTGCTCCTCCCCCGCTCCTCCCAGGGTCCCTGCAGATGCTGCTGACCTTGGTCACTGCACTGGCAGGCGCCCCCAACCCCAGTGGCCGTCCCTTTGTCCCCGGCCAGATCCTGTGCCCACCATGTCTGAGGCTCTTTTGCTGGGTTCAGCACAACCTTCGGGCCCGACGGCGCCACCCTCTTCCCCACATCCCTGGGCTGGGGGGTCTCCTCCTGTGCCTGGTGACTCTGTTGCCTCCCCAGGTCCGCCTGTGTCAGGGAACGCTCCTGGGATTCACCTGCCTGTGTCCTAGGCTCGGGGACACTGGCCCGGAGCTTTGCCTGTGTGTCACCAGCAGTAGGGGGCAGGTGTGCCTGCAGATGGGGAGGGCCCCGCTGGTGGGTGCCACCTACCCACCCCATGTCCACCTCCGCGGGAGGCACTGCAGGAAGCAGATGGTCAGGCTCTGCCCCACGGGGAAACCTGACGCCCTCCCTGCCCTTTGCCTGTGGGTTCTCAGGAGGCGACGGCGGGAGGCCAGGGCCATAGCTGGGGGACTCTGCCACGCTCCTTGCCTGTGGCCTAGGATGATCAGAAGGAGGAATTCCAGACTTTGTGCTGAAACCCAAAAGGTTTCCTTCCACAGCCACATCCTTTCTGCCTCCTACAGCTGCCGTATGTCTGCTGGCTGCCGATGTGTTTGAAATGTGTAATCGGGCCGCCTCTGGGTGCCGGGCGAGGGTTGCAGCATCCTCCGGGTGGCAGGCAAGGGTCGCAATGTCCTCTGGGTGCTGGACGAGGGCCACGCCTCTCAGGAGGCTCCTCCCTGCTGCTCCACTCTTGGGCTCCAAGGATCCCCCAGGGGCCAGGAGGCCGTGGCTATGAGGGTCTTGAGAGAGAGCCTCTCCTCTGGGGTGGCTTTCGGACAAGGCTCTGCTTCCCCGCTGGCCCAGCGTCTCTGGCTCTCCCGCTGTGCGGTCTCCAGGGCTCTGGGTGCTGCCTGGCGCTGGTGCAGGCGTGGCGCGGCTCGCAACGCTCCCTGCAGCTGCCATCGCTCCACAGGCTTTCATACCTGGTTTGGGTGGTTCATTTAATGAGGACAGTGGGTTCTCGCGAACATCATGGCTGGTGATTTTCTCGGCAGCCTTCAGGGGCTGAGAAGACTCTATTAGCGGCGGCCTTCTGCATTCCTCCAGCGCACCGGGCACGGTCGTGCCCATCGGGGTGACACCCTCAGGCCCCGTACGCCCCTTGGATGATGCCGCCAGTGACGTGGGGGCTCCTGTTGGGTTTCTCCCAGTCGGGGACGGCACTTGCTGGCTGCTGGAGGCATGGCTGGTGTTTCCCCTCAGAAGGTTTTGTGAGGCTGCAGGATCATTTGTTGCGGAGCCCTTGTTCTGCATTGATATTTCATTAGATTCTGGCAACGGATGCTTCACATCTCTGAGCTCAGAGGTCCTCTCTCCTGAAATATCGTCAGGATTCCTGGGACCGCGTGAATTCTCAAAGctgcctttgttttccttcccGCCAGCAGGATCTGTCTGGAGTCTCTGTGTCAGAAGTGTCTCTGGGACACTGTGGTCGGCGCCCACAGCCCCTCTTGCTGCTGCCAGACGCGGAGCTGCCCGTGACCCCTGCGGCGAAGAGGCGCCGAGTCCCGCCTGCATCCCTGAAAGCTTGCTCAGTTCCACTGGGGCTCGGTGACCCCTTCTGTTCTCAGTCACGGTGGGAAATTCTGTGTGGGCATTTTCAACCACATTCTCTCCTCCAAAAATACAAGAAGGTTTGTTTTCACCACTTGACGTATTTTGCAGCCTGGTGGGAGGGGCTGGCATTTCATGGACAACTGGAATTTGGACAGTTATCCGTGGAGGCTCCGTGGCAGGCTGTGTTCTCCGAGCAGCCTGGACCGATGGAGCGTTCAGGGGTGGGATGTGCTCCGGCACCTTCTGTTCTGGGAAATACTTCTGGGTGGCAAAGAGGGGGTCTCTCCCTGGGTCTAGGAAGACTGCTCCGTCCCTTTCATCCTCTGAACTGCAAACAGTCATGGTGATTTCAGGGCCCTGCCCTGCACTCCCTGGGGGCCCAGGAGACCACGTGAGCCTGgctcccctcacctcctggacgccTCCTGCGGTGCTCTCTGTGGTGGGGTCTGCCGTCCCATCACCTCCGGCTGATCCGGTGCCCCAAGGGCTGGCCGGTCCCAGTGGGGATGATGCAGGCACAAGGCCAGGAAGGACTCCACCTGTGCAGGGAGCACAAGAGGAGGCCAGCGAGGGGATAGCGTGGCCGTCCCTCCGAGCCATCACCTGCGGTGTCATGGGCTTCGAGGGCCTTGGCTGTCTTTGGGGCTCCTCCTCCAGGGGCCCCTTTCCCACTGCTTTGTTCCCACTGGGCCCCGTCTCCCTGGCACTAGGGGGCATGCTGGCTTCTCCTCTGGGTGGACGCCTTGCCTCCGAGTGGCTGATTTTGGTGCAGTGGGACAGCCAGCTCCTGGGGCCACAGACGACGGTGGCGATGCTGAGGGCCGGCAGGGGCTCAGCCGTGCAGGCCAGAAAGCGGGCAGGGGGCATCTTGACGCAGGTGCTGGCCATGGTGGCCGTGTGCAGCACGCGCACCTCCGGCCGGTGCATCCTCTTCCTCTGCAGGTTCCTCTTCTTCCGCTCCTGCGTGTGCAGCCTCAGCGCACTGGCCTCAGAGCACAGGCAGCTGTTCTGCTCGAACTTCTCCCGCAGCTTGGACAGCACCGAGCTCTTGCCCATGATCTTCGGCAAGAGGCCCCTGGCGGCTTTGGGCCGCTCCGCAGGGGGCTTCTCGCGTGCTTCTTTCTCCTTCGCCTCCTTCTCCTCGGCGGCCAAGAATATCTTCAGGATGTTTTTCACGGTGCTCTTCCCGGCCGGGTGGCCCCAGCGGGGCTTCTCGCTGAGGCAGGGCTTTGGGGCCGGCTCCTTGGTCTTCTCCAGGAGCTTGTTGATGGTGGCACCCACGAGGCCCCCACCCGGCCCCTGCTTGTCCTTGGAGATCAGCCGGCCCACCTCCCGGGTCCTCTTGAGGTAGCGCTCCCGGCCAGTGCCCAGGAACTTGGCCTGCAGGAGCTGGAAGCGCGTGGGCCGCTGGGTGGCCTCCTGGGTCTGGGGCTGGTGGCTGGGCCTGCTCCCCCCGGCCTCTGTCCCCGGGGGCCGGTCTGCACGGCCCATGACGTAGAGCAGCAGGCTGCTGAGGATGGAGTGGGCGGCCGGGTCACAGGCCAGCTTGCCCATCTTCTTCTTCAGGGTTTGGGCGTCCACAGACATGTCGTCACTGCAGGTCTTGCTGCTCTTCcggctgcagagaaaaaggaatcatCACCTACTTCATCATCATTTTTCTCCAAGATGACTCTATAGAACATTTATCATGGGGCAATCCCACCTTTTCAGGGGCCCCAAAAGTCTGGTAGGGAGAAAAAGAGATTAGGAGCCAGGAGCTGTGGCTTCTGGGCTGTCCCTGCTGTTAATTCGGGGTTGTCAGGGATGCCAAAGCTTTTCTGGGTCACTATTTCCTGTTAAATGGCAGGAACTTCTGACACACGCTCCTCCTAAGGGCATTGAGGAGTTGACGTTGAACAGTTTTGTGAAAGCGTTTGGAAAACCACTTTGCATAtgcaacatattaaaaaaaaatttttaacgaACATACTTTGCTTGTACAGTAGGTAAAAAAGCACATATAAAGAAGTGTCTATTCTCTGTGTGGACTGTGTATGTCTCTACCTTTAAGtatgaaagataaaattaaaagcatagTTAAATTCTGCCATGATCCCAGGGACCTGGGTCCCTACAGCAGAGACTCTGAAGATTCAGCAAACCGCTCAGGCTTGGGGTGGGCGGAGAAGGCAGAAAGAGTTTCCTCACAAGCTCCTGGGCAGGAATCAGCACTGCAGTGGGCAGTGCCCACCAGGAgcaggggaggagggggctgcagagaggaggggaggagggggttgtagagaggaggggaggagggggctgcagagaggaagggaggagagagctgcagagaggaagggaggagggggctgcagAGAGGAGGGAAAGATGGGGCTActgaaaggaggggaggagggggctgcagagaggaagggaggagagagctgcagagaggaagggaggagggggctgcagagaggaggggaggttgcagagaggaaggaaagagggggctgcagagaggagggaagagggctGGGATCACTTGGCTGGGTCTCCGGAACCCCTTTCAAAATGGCTTAGAGGAGCCACTGAGGCTGGGGGCTGCCGCCCTTTCCCAGTGAGATGTTTTTCTGCAGGTCCACCAGGGATTCCTTCCCACCAGCCCAGCTTTCAAAGAGACAGGACCAAATGGGTCTTggctggagagacagggtctttgtgaTTTGATGGTGTTTTCTGAGCCTGGGTCCGGGGTAAGTTCTGCTCCTGAGCAGCCGTGACCACAGGAGCAAAGCTGGAAGGTCTCCCCATCTGTGGCAGGGGGTGGAGCCGTCTCTGACCTCCCCAGATGGTAATTTTCGGTAGACGCACCCAGAATCTTAGCTGTCACACCTGTTAGTCATTCATTCTAAGGAGATCATCAGGGATGAGGAACAAAGACTCGAGTATTACAGGAAAAGTCGCCTTCACGGTGCCGTTTATAATGTTGAAAAATCTAGAGCATCCTTGATGTCGAACTCCAGGGCGGCCGCACAATGGCACGTCCACATTTGTGGGAGAAGAGTCGGCGGCCGGATGCAGCTGGTGACGTGGTGCCAAGTGAAAAGCTCACTCTAACCCGATTGTTTTTAAGAAGctgaggctgggcgctgtggctcacgcctgtaatctcagcgtgatttgggaggccgaggctggcagatcacgaggtcaggagatcgagaccatcctggataacacggtgaaaccccgtctctactaaagatacaaaaaaaaattagccaggcgtggtggcgggcgcctgtagtcccagctacttgggaggctgaggcaggagaatggcgtgaacccaggaggcagagcttgcagtgagccgagatcgcaccactgcactccagcctgagcgacagggcgagactccgtctcaaaaaaaaaaaagaaggaagaagctgAGCAGGCTGAAAACAGACCGGAAGGAAATGTATGAACATACTTCTCTTTTTGTGTTTGTCTGCATTTTTCCAAAAGAGAGAGCTCTGTTTTGAAGCCATGGATGGATTTCCTTGTTAAAAGCTGTTGCCAAGCAGCCCTGATGGAGGAGGTGACAGCGGCTGACCACATGACCACGTAGCCATGTTGCTGTGGGCACGCGATGACCCAGGGCCAGGACGGACCCCACACAGAGGAGTGGCAGGGCCGCAGATGGAACACAGGACTCCGCTTCCCCCACCTCCCCGAGACGCCTCCCTCGCCCAGTTCAGTGAGTTCACATGGAGAGAGTGTGCTCTTCGCCCCCAAACCCCGGTGGGCATCAGTGGATCAAGAGGCCTTGCTGAGACCCGGATTTTGGGGCCGCACCACCAACACCTCTGATCCACGGTCTGGTGaggggcctgggaatctgcattttaacaagtccCTGGTGATTCCGAGGCCGCTGGTCCAGGGACCCCACTCGGAACCACTGAGGCAGACGGCGCTCCTTCCAAACCTGCCGAGGATGAGACATTTACACGAAAACTAAACTCGGAACCTGCTGCAAGGCCACAGTGTGCTGCGAGCCGGGACGACTGTAAAAATAAACTAATCCAGGGAGCAGCTGTGCATCCTGCTGCCAGGCACGCCCTCGTTCTGAGTCATTGGAGCCCACCCAGGAAGGAGCCGCTGTGTCCCTATGGCTGGTAAAGTGATCCCGGGCGGCCCCAGAACTGCCCCAGCCAGAGGCCGCCCACACCCCCCTGAACCCAGAGTTGACAGGCGCACCCTCAACTGCGCCgtggggatggggagggcagAGGAGCAGGCCGACCTCGGGGTTGGGGGACCAGCCTGGGGGCAttgtgctccctctgaaggctgcACCCCCAGTGAGGGGTCAGCGGCCCTACCTGCCTTCCGCCGGGCGTCTCTGGGCACGTCCCCTCTGCTATGACTTGGCGGCCCGTAGAGGGCTGCGCTCCCTTCACCCGAGGAGGCTGAACTTCTCAGAGCCTGTCACACGTTTTGTCCCCGCTCTGGGCATTTCAGTTGTCTTAATGACTTTGCAGGTGAGTCATTCGGATGACTGAACCATGCTGACTGCTTGCGGTGGGGACATTCTGATCATCTGAATAAAGGCCACCAGGCTCAGCCACGTGTGACGTCAATCCGCCCCTTCCCACATCCCTGGCTGATGGCTTCTGAGCCCCACCGTCCAAATAGAAAGATGAAAAACAGAGCTGGAATTAAACCAgctcatcctcctgccttgttaGGAGGCGAGTTTGGATGAAGAGAGTCATGGAGCCCCAGGCTGATTTCTAAATTCCCATTGCCCTGGCCTCAGATGGTGGGCAGCTTGGTGACGGG comes from Pan troglodytes isolate AG18354 chromosome 14, NHGRI_mPanTro3-v2.0_pri, whole genome shotgun sequence and encodes:
- the ADPRHL1 gene encoding inactive ADP-ribosyltransferase ARH2 isoform X1, with amino-acid sequence MEKFKAAMLLGSVGDALGYRNVCKENSTVGMKIQEELQRSGGLDHLVLSPGEWPVSDNTIMHIATAEALTTDYWCLDDLYREMVRCYVEIVEKLPERRPDPATIEGCAQLKPNNYLLAWHTPFNEKGSGFGAATKAMCIGLRYWKPERLETLIEVSVECGRMTHNHPTGFLGSLCTALFVSFAAQGKPLVQWGRDMLRAVPLAEEYCRKTIRHTAEYQEHWFYFEAKWQFYLEERKISKDSENKAIFPDNYDAEEREKTYRKWSSEGRGGRRGHDAPMIAYDALLAAGNSWTELCHRAMFHGGESAATGTIAGCLFGLLYGLDLVPKGLYQDLEDKEKLEDLGVALYRLSTEENRKSSKTCSDDMSVDAQTLKKKMGKLACDPAAHSILSSLLLYVMGRADRPPGTEAGGSRPSHQPQTQEATQRPTRFQLLQAKFLGTGRERYLKRTREVGRLISKDKQGPGGGLVGATINKLLEKTKEPAPKPCLSEKPRWGHPAGKSTVKNILKIFLAAEEKEAKEKEAREKPPAERPKAARGLLPKIMGKSSVLSKLREKFEQNSCLCSEASALRLHTQERKKRNLQRKRMHRPEVRVLHTATMASTCVKMPPARFLACTAEPLPALSIATVVCGPRSWLSHCTKISHSEARRPPRGEASMPPSARETGPSGNKAVGKGPLEEEPQRQPRPSKPMTPQVMARRDGHAIPSLASSCAPCTGGVLPGLVPASSPLGPASPWGTGSAGGDGTADPTTESTAGGVQEVRGARLTWSPGPPGSAGQGPEITMTVCSSEDERDGAVFLDPGRDPLFATQKYFPEQKVPEHIPPLNAPSVQAARRTQPATEPPRITVQIPVVHEMPAPPTRLQNTSSGENKPSCIFGGENVVENAHTEFPTVTENRRGHRAPVELSKLSGMQAGLGASSPQGSRAAPRLAAARGAVGADHSVPETLLTQRLQTDPAGGKENKGSFENSRGPRNPDDISGERTSELRDVKHPLPESNEISMQNKGSATNDPAASQNLLRGNTSHASSSQQVPSPTGRNPTGAPTSLAASSKGRTGPEGVTPMGTTVPGALEECRRPPLIESSQPLKAAEKITSHDVRENPLSSLNEPPKPGMKACGAMAAAGSVASRATPAPAPGSTQSPGDRTAGEPETLGQRGSRALSESHPRGEALSQDPHSHGLLAPGGSLEPKSGAAGRSLLRGVALVQHPEDIATLACHPEDAATLARHPEAARLHISNTSAASRHTAAVGGRKDVAVEGNLLGFSTKSGIPPSDHPRPQARSVAESPSYGPGLPPSPPENPQAKGREGVRFPRGAEPDHLLPAVPPAEVDMGWVGGTHQRGPPHLQAHLPPTAGDTQAKLRASVPEPRTQAGESQERSLTQADLGRQQSHQAQEETPQPRDVGKRVAPSGPKVVLNPAKEPQTWWAQDLAGDKGTATGVGGACQCSDQGQQHLQGPWEERGRSTAWGEGTRAARNPAVPPGDPKGPGSPEAPGQDQGQVQEWARGQVQGHAPEQAQWQTQIEAQGQAQEPAQGGTQGQVQGQAQKWAQGQIQGQAQKQFQGQVQKWAQEEAQGQAQWQTQIKVQKWAQEQTQKGAQERVQGQAQKGAQERAQEQAQEQTQIETQGQAQKGAQERAREQAQKGAQERAREQAQKGAQERAREQAQKGAQERAREQAQKGAQQRAREQAQKGSQERAREQGWEPTQIEAQRQTQKGAQERAREQGREQTHIEAQGQAQKGAQERAREQAQKGAREQAQKGTQERARDQGWEQTQIEAQRQTQKGAQERAREQGREQTHIEAQGQAQKGAQERARDQGWEQTQIETQRQTQKGAQERAREQAQKGAQERARDQVWEQTQIEAQRQTQKGAQERAREQAQKGAQERARDQVWEQTQIEAQRQTQKGAQERAREQGWEQTHIEAQGQAQKGARERARDQGWEQTQIEAQRQTQKGAQERAREQAQKGAQERARDQVWEQTQIEAQRQTQKGAQERAWEQGREQALTSGMAPRAWEQPISGIAEGVDAAGRSGGPRSPAPRDGGQSGGSGLGEPSAGHPPPGSRPLRGKSIATSPLGLGKSPTEPTPEAGGCGTPQAPAQEGPPGHPGAERAPQDRMEASEPERRGRSRYLAKYKAQSFRDQRAFDLSFRPMSVRASDTSELPK